One Maribacter cobaltidurans genomic window carries:
- a CDS encoding response regulator: MKSYNNIYLIDDFETVNFLHTMLLKRLGFQSVFSFTNPEEGLKVLLENRNSLKSSLILLDINMPEMNGFEFLDCLLKEGITQSLDVIIVSSSISEKDKRLALEYPEYVRHFLNKPLESNQLKTLLELNENSKLI; this comes from the coding sequence ATGAAGAGCTACAATAATATTTACTTAATTGATGATTTTGAAACGGTAAACTTCTTACATACAATGCTTTTGAAAAGATTAGGTTTTCAAAGCGTTTTTTCATTTACAAATCCCGAAGAAGGCCTTAAAGTTTTGTTGGAAAACCGAAATAGCCTTAAATCCTCCTTGATTCTATTGGATATCAATATGCCTGAGATGAACGGATTCGAATTTCTGGATTGTCTCTTAAAAGAAGGTATTACACAATCTTTAGACGTAATTATAGTATCTTCTTCCATCTCTGAAAAGGATAAACGGCTTGCGCTTGAATATCCGGAGTATGTACGACATTTTTTGAACAAGCCATTAGAGTCCAATCAACTTAAGACGTTACTTGAGCTAAATGAAAATTCTAAATTAATATAA
- a CDS encoding BfmA/BtgA family mobilization protein: protein MEYRVKTGVTVDFSKIYSEPFGKPCKHWEFLAEKQNWTMEKQSTNNGTKKGTGGYSNITLKKETATRFRTYSKRFNKSHSDVLDGMVTYFRENNLDPFGGGLKVVLDNIKKLETKMMKKIDRIIAIIKNMERTMIRNLGSSFPR, encoded by the coding sequence TTGGAATACCGTGTAAAAACAGGGGTTACAGTAGACTTTTCCAAAATCTACAGTGAACCCTTTGGGAAGCCCTGTAAACACTGGGAATTTTTAGCGGAAAAACAAAATTGGACCATGGAAAAGCAATCAACAAACAACGGAACGAAGAAAGGAACAGGTGGGTATTCCAATATAACCCTAAAGAAAGAGACGGCCACACGCTTTCGAACCTATTCCAAAAGGTTCAACAAGTCCCATAGCGACGTATTGGACGGGATGGTCACCTACTTCCGGGAAAACAACCTGGACCCCTTTGGAGGAGGACTAAAGGTCGTACTTGACAATATCAAAAAGTTGGAAACGAAGATGATGAAGAAAATCGATAGGATCATCGCTATTATCAAGAACATGGAAAGGACGATGATAAGGAACCTGGGAAGTTCTTTTCCAAGGTGA
- a CDS encoding MarR family winged helix-turn-helix transcriptional regulator, whose product MDRTEGFGVYIDRTLKKVQSTFLQAFLDNDIDLTIEQWVLLQRVHLEGKNASQADIAKSNFRNRATTSRVISGLCKKGLLKKQRFRDDQKRYKLVMTDEGQKLMERVLPIIKDLRKVSTINITEKEFDIFYQVLDQLYDNFDHYEGYKTTSS is encoded by the coding sequence ATGGACAGGACCGAAGGATTTGGCGTATATATTGACCGCACCTTAAAAAAGGTACAAAGCACCTTTTTACAGGCCTTTTTGGACAATGATATCGATTTGACCATTGAGCAATGGGTCCTACTACAACGAGTACATCTGGAAGGCAAGAATGCATCCCAGGCGGACATCGCCAAATCCAACTTTAGAAATAGGGCCACCACTTCCCGTGTTATCAGTGGGCTTTGCAAAAAAGGTTTACTAAAAAAACAGCGGTTCAGGGACGACCAAAAACGTTATAAATTGGTCATGACGGACGAGGGCCAAAAACTTATGGAACGTGTACTGCCCATAATCAAAGACCTAAGGAAGGTAAGTACCATTAATATTACCGAAAAAGAGTTTGATATTTTCTACCAGGTATTGGACCAACTCTATGACAATTTTGACCACTACGAGGGCTATAAAACTACAAGCTCTTAG